The Malus domestica chromosome 10, GDT2T_hap1 genome contains a region encoding:
- the LOC139188539 gene encoding uncharacterized protein: MIFIRRHLDEALKSEYLTVEDPLALWNALRSRYNHQTTVILPKARYDWTHLRIQDFKSVAEYNSALFRITSQMKLCGDTITEEMLLEKTFSTFHASNMVLQQQYRARGFTEYNQLISVLLVAEQNNELLMKNHNSRPTGSAPFPEVNVASLERNTISSRGNNYKRGRGHKQGRWKGKSKNHGVQFHNQVPRYNPGPSFKNTNRQKGKAHVNTPRNHEGGCHRCGGNGHWARTCRTPKHLVELYQASFKEKGVEINFLDQAKPMETPDPVTNLSGQLNTTHLDATDFINERGNEVYGSD; encoded by the coding sequence atgatttttattcgtcgccatcttgatgaggcactaaagagcgagtacttaacggttgaagatccgttagccCTTTGGAATGCCTTGAGaagcagatacaatcaccagacaacggtgattcttccaaaagctcgctatgactggactcacctaaggatccaggatttcaaatcagtggctgagtacaattcggcgttgttcagaattacctctcagatgaaaCTCTGTGGGGATACTATCACTGAGGAGATGTtattggaaaagactttcagcacattccaCGCCTCTAACATGGTACTGCAACAACAGTATAGAGCGCgaggcttcactgaatacaaccagctgatatctgtgctcTTGGTGgctgaacagaacaatgagcttctcatgaaaaaccataattcccgacctactggatcagcaccgttcccagaagtgaatgttgCGTCCCTTGAAAGAAATACCATATCCTCCCgtggcaataattacaaacgaggaCGTGGTCACAAGCAAGGTCGGTGGAAAGGAAAaagcaagaaccatggtgtccaatttcacaaccaggttccaaggtATAATCCAGGCCCGAGCTTTAAAAATACCAATCGCCAGAAAGGAAAAGCTCATGTGAACACTCCTAGAAATCATGAAGGAggttgccataggtgtggtggcaacggacattgggcgcgtacttgtcgcaccccaaagcatctggtggaactatatcaagcctccttcaaggagaagggtgtcgagatcaatttccttgaccaggctaaaccaatggaAACCCCTGATCCAGTGACCAATTTATCAGGACAGTTAAACACAACCCACCTGGATGCTACAGACTTTATTaatgaaagagggaatgaagtttatgggtccgattga
- the LOC103453784 gene encoding zinc finger protein GIS2 yields MSSDSRSRSRSRSRSPLDRKIRSDRFSYRDAPYRRDGGRRGFSRDNLCKNCKRPGHFARECPNVAICHNCGLPGHIASECTTKSLCWNCREPGHMASNCPNEGICHTCGKAGHRARDCTAPPMPPGDLRLCNNCYKQGHIAADCTNEKACNNCRKTGHLARDCPNEPICNLCNVSGHVARQCPRANALGERGGGGGGGGGGMGGRGGSYRDVVCRNCQQLGHMSRDCMGPLMICHNCGGRGHLAYECPSGRFMDRYPRRY; encoded by the exons ATGAGTTCAGACAGCAGGAGCCGGAGCAGGAGCAGGAGCAGGAGCCCTTTGGATCGGAAGATCCGTTCTGATCGCTTTTCCTACCGTGATGCACCTTACAGGAGAGATGGAGGACGTCGGGGTTTCAG CCGAGACAATCTGTGCAAGAACTGCAAACGGCcaggtcattttgctagagaaTGCCCGAATGTTGCAATTTGTCACAATTGTGGTCTTCCTGG GCACATTGCTTCAGAGTGTACAACAAAGTCACTATGTTGGAATTGCCGGGAACCGGGTCACATGGCTAGTAACTGCCCAAATGAAGGCATTTGCCACACCTGTGGTAAGGCTGGACATCGCGCCAGAGACTGCACAGCTCCCCCAATGCCACCTGGGGACTTGAGGTTGTGCAACAACTGCTACAAGCAGGGTCATATTGCAGCTGACTGCACAAATGAGAAGGCATGTAACAACTGTAGGAAGACAGGTCACCTGGCACGTGATTGCCCGAATGAACCCATCTGCAACTTATGCAATGTATCTGGCCACGTGGCTAGACAGTGCCCTAGGGCCAATGCTTTGGGAGAGCGTGGAggtggaggaggtggtggtggtggtggaatgGGTGGACGCGGAGGCAGTTACCGTGACGTTGTATGTAGGAACTGCCAGCAACTTGGCCATATGAGCAGGGATTGCATGGGCCCCTTGATGATATGTCACAACTGTGGGGGACGAGGGCACCTGGCATACGAGTGCCCTTCTGGAAGATTCATGGACCGCTACCCCAGGAGGTACTGA
- the LOC103453785 gene encoding zinc finger CCCH domain-containing protein 19-like, with product MEADEEDASKVSEPSISRQDDALPWPHTGEELRNSEPQCHPEAVPEPEHGGSGLRFDGESDLVPASVGRGDGDGIGGGCKEGGTDMEDVVEEVVVADETIKTDAVEDLGAAMEKSAADPGEKLVVEEETNVVEGHVIEETEIKEEMHVAGSHVTEETEVKEEMHVAGGHLTEETEVEEEMTVAGGHVKEETEVVEEMDVADGHATEETEVGDVNEKALDTEEKVLPEEAAVVNLDKEEAEESNVAETAEETVLSMTNKTEQMTGEAKGEEIEAETGGEEAETEAVGGEDRDEAVGEEAEAEAELEEAEAEAEQEEAEAEVEGDEDDAGGDDEENAADMLAETDTVGEVDMGDDVMEETTEAEETTEAEETGAAEEEAEEMEVEEEEEMKRASSGRKRKRVKSSIDTGKLLSKKKLEEDVCFICFDGGELVLCDRRGCPKAYHPSCVNRDEAFFRAKGRWNCGWHLCSNCEKTAHYMCYTCTFSLCKGCIKDAVILCVRGNKGFCETCMKTVMMIEKNEQGNKDKDEVNFDDKSSWEYLFKDYWIDLKEKLSLTLDDLVQAKNPWKGSTGRANKQKSRDEPYDANDGGGSDSDNSENLDLVNSKSRKSKKRMRTRAKGRDSSSPATATGSEGPSAGDSTGWASKEILELVMHMRDGDESALSQFDVQALLLEYIKRNKLRDPRRKSQIVCDIRLQNIFGKPRVGHFEMLRLLESHFLVKEDAHVDDLRGSVADTEGNQLEVDGNSDTPEKASKDKRRKTRKKGDGKGPQSNIDDFAAIDLHNINLIFLRRNLVEDLLDDLDNFQDKVAGSFVRIRISGSGQKQDLYRLVQVIGTCKGAEPYKVGKRMTDDLLEILNLNKTEIISIDIISNQDFTEDECKRLRQSIKCGLINRLTVGDVQEKATVLQAVRVKDWLETEIVRLSHLRDRASEKGRRKELRECVEKLQLLKTPEERQRRLEETPEIHADPNMDPSYESEEEEDEGDDKRQDSYTRSTGSAFGRKGRDPISPRRGGSSFNDSWSGTRNYSNPNRELSRNMSNKGFYNKAENTTGAGEIVNDSWGQGRDRETLKTNQWEKKQNISSLETGVRSTQSMVPSESSPGGGSGNSVAHFSTSITQSTATINDAEKIWHYKDPSGKVQGPFSMAQLRKWNSTGYFPANLRVWKNTEKEEDSILVTDVLAGKFQKDTSPVDSSFLKAQMVQDSHLTPAHSGKPQGGLFQRGTEGQAGGGSWGSQNELNPSSGRGTPSSVEVPKYSSDGWSTTNFPSPTPSRTPLGGARGQAYESNWSPTPVHPTGSVLGGNGVPRPSTVATPESALRVSGNDRSSSLHGINAAPKSESVPLLGSTNSLQMQSQVNASMNQVPDVKNLVSNLQNLVQSVTSRSPGGDTLGWASGSVPKQEMTGSGPVSGSETQHRTGAPSQRIEPISATTIPAQHPAHGYWGNAPSTNNAAPSINTGNAAGNFPSSGFSGVPQSDPWRPQVPANQSYIQPPALSPQLPWSMGVPDNQSSLPRTGQENQNAGWAPIGENPNMAWGGQVPGNTNMNWGAPGQGPGWAGPGQGPVPGNAAPNWVQPAAQGPPANPGWAPSGQGTAVGNTNPGWGAQTQNGGDRFSNQRDRGLHGGDSGYGGGKPWNRQSSFGGGGGGGGGGGGGGGGSGGGGGGGGGGGGGGGGGLRRTTLKVCRFFESGHCKKGAACDYLHPTSKKFGNT from the exons ATGGAAGCGGACGAGGAAGATGCTTCCAAGGTGAGCGAGCCTTCGATTTCACGCCAAGACGACGCTTTGCCGTGGCCTCACACAGGTGAGGAGCTCCGGAACAGCGAGCCGCAATGCCACCCGGAGGCTGTACCCGAGCCCGAGCATGGGGGCTCGGGGCTCAGGTTCGACGGAGAATCTGATTTGGTACCGGCTTCAGTAGGGAGAGGCGATGGGGATGGGATTGGAGGCGGGTGTAAGGAGGGGGGTACGGATATGGAGGATGTGGTGGAGGAAGTGGTGGTGGCTGATGAGACTATTAAAACTGACGCAGTGGAGGATTTAGGGGCGGCGATGGAGAAGTCTGCTGCTGACCCGGGAGAGAAGTTGGTGGTGGAAGAGGAGACGAATGTGGTAGAAGGTCACGTGATAGAGGAAACGGAGATCAAGGAGGAGATGCATGTTGCTGGAAGCCACGTGACAGAGGAAACGGAGGTCAAGGAGGAGATGCATGTGGCTGGAGGTCACTTGACAGAGGAAACTGAGGTGGAGGAGGAAATGACTGTGGCCGGAGGTCACGTGAAAGAGGAAACTGAGGTTGTGGAGGAGATGGATGTGGCTGACGGTCACGCCACAGAGGAAACTGAGGTTGGGGATGTGAATGAAAAGGCACTGGATACAGAGGAGAAGGTGTTGCCTGAGGAAGCTGCTGTGGTTAACTTGGACAAGGAGGAGGCCGAGGAGTCTAATGTGGCTGAAACGGCTGAGGAGACTGTGCTTTCAATGACGAACAAAACAGAACAAATGACAGGCGAAGCCAAGGGAGAGGAGATTGAGGCCGAGACAGGGGGAGAGGAGGCTGAGACTGAGGCGGTAGGAGGGGAGGATAGGGACGAGGCAGTGGGAGAGGAAGCTGAGGCCGAAGCGGAGTTAGAGGAGGCTGAGGCCGAAGCTGAGCAAGAGGAGGCTGAGGCCGAAGTGGAAGGAGATGAGGATGACGCAGGGGGAGATGATGAGGAGAATGCGGCAGACATGTTGGCCGAGACTGACACAGTGGGGGAGGTGGATATGGGTGATGATGTAATGGAGGAGACAACTGAGGCGGAGGAGACAACTGAGGCAGAGGAGACAGGGGCAGCAGAGGAAGAAGCAGAAGAAATGGAggtggaagaggaggaggagatgaAAAGGGCCAGCAGTGGCAGGAAGAGGAAGCGTGTGAAGAGTTCTATTGACACAGGAAAACTCCtttcaaagaagaaattggAAGAGGATGTCTGTTTCATTTGCTTTGATGGGGGAGAGCTTGTGCTTTGTGACCGCAG GGGATGTCCCAAGGCATACCATCCTTCATGTGTTAATCGTGATGAGGCCTTCTTTCGGGCTAAGGGTCGATGGAATTGTG GTTGGCACCTTTGTAGCAACTGTGAGAAGACTGCCCACTACATGTGTTATACATGTACCTTTTCCTTGTGCAAGGGCTGTATCAAAGATGCTGTTATCTTATGTGTTCGAGGAAACAAAGGCTTCTGTGAGACATGCATGAAAACTGTCATGATGATTGAAAAGAATGAGCAAGGAAACAAGGACAAG GATGAAGTCAATTTTGATGATAAAAGCAGCTGGGAGTACCTCTTCAAGGATTATTGGATAGACTTAAAAGAGAAGTTATCCCTAACGCTTGATGACCTTGTTCAGGCCAAGAATCCATGGAAAGGTTCAACTGGACGTGCTAATAAACAGAAGTCACGTGATGAACCCTATGATGCTAATGATGGTGGAGGTTCTGATTCAGACAACTCTGAAAATTTGGATTTAGTTAACTCTAAAAGTAGAAAGTCCAAAAAACGAATGAGAACCCGTGCAAAGGGGAGGGATTCATCAAGTCCAGCTACAGCAACTGGTTCTGAAGGCCCATCTGCAGGTGACAGTACAGGGTGGGCATCAAAGGAAATTCTGGAGTTGGTTATGCACATGAGAGATGGTGACGAGTCTGCATTATCTCAGTTTGATGTTCAGGCTCTCTTGCTAGAATATATAAAAAGGAACAAACTTCGTGACCCTCGCCGAAAAAGTCAGATAGTTTGTGATATAAGGCTTCAAAATATATTTGGGAAACCACGTGTTGGGCATTTTGAAATGTTAAGGCTTCTTGAATCCCACTTTCTTGTAAAAGAGGATGCTCACGTTGATGATCTTCGAGGGAGTGTTGCTGATACCGAAGGCAATCAGTTGGAGGTTGATGGCAACTCTGATACCCCGGAAAAGGCCAGTAAAGATAAGAGACGTAAAACACGTAAAAAGGGTGATGGGAAAGGACCTCAATCTAATATTGACGACTTTGCAGCCATTGATTTGCACAACATTAATCTAATTTTCTTAAGGCGTAATTTAGTGGAAGATCTACTTGATGATCTGGATAACTTTCAAGATAAGGTTGCTGGCTCGTTTGTCAGAATTAGAATTTCTGGTAGTGGTCAAAAGCAAGATTTGTATAGGCTGGTCCAAGTTATAG GTACATGCAAAGGTGCTGAGCCATATAAAGTTGGTAAAAGGATGACAGACGACTTGCTGGAGATATTAAACTTAAACAAGACAGAGATCATTTCAATTGATATCATCTCAAACCAAGATTTCACTGAG gaCGAATGCAAGCGACTGCGTCAGAGCATAAAATGTGGACTTATCAATCGGCTTACTGTG GGTGATGTTCAAGAGAAAGCAACGGTGCTCCAAGCAGTCAGAGTCAAAGAT TGGTTAGAAACAGAGATAGTGAGACTCAGTCATCTTCGCGATCGAGCTAGTGAAAAAGGGCGCAGGAAGGA GCTTAGAGAGTGTGTAGAGAAGTTGCAGCTTCTAAAGACACCTGAGGAACGCCAGCGTAGACTAGAGGAAACTCCAGAAATACATGCAGATCCAAATATGGACCCGAGTTATGAatctgaggaggaggaagacgaaGGAGATGATAAGAGACAAG ATAGTTACACTAGATCTACAGGTTCTGCCTTTGGAAGGAAGGGGAGGGATCCAATCTCTCCACGAAGAGGAGGATCTTCTTTTAATGATTCCTGGAGTGGGACAAGGAATTATTCCAATCCGAATCGGGAGTTAAGCAGGAATATGTCGAATAAGGGATTCTACAACAAAGCAGAAAATACAACTGGAGCTGGTGAGATAGTGAATGATTCATGGGGTCAAGGAAGAGACAGAGAAACACTGAAAACAAACCAATGGGAGAAGAAACAAAATATTTCAAGTTTAGAAACAGGTGTTAGGAGTACGCAGTCTATGGTACCATCTGAATCATCTCCTGGTGGTGGCTCGGGAAATTCAGTGGCACATTTCTCCACTAGCATAACGCAATCTACGGCCACCATCAATGATGCAGAAAAAATATGGCATTACAAAGATCCTTCCGggaaagttcagggaccattttccATGGCACAGCTGCGCAAATGGAACAGCACTGGCTATTTTCCTGCCAACTTGAGAGTTTGGAAAAACACTGAGAAGGAAGAAGATTCTATCCTGGTAACTGATGTATTGGCTGGAAAGTTCCAGAAAGACACTTCACCGGTTGACAGTAGTTTTCTAAAGGCCCAAATGGTGCAAGATTCACATCTCACACCTGCACATTCTGGGAAGCCTCAAGGAGGTCTCTTTCAGCGGGGTACAGAAGGCCAAGCTGGAGGAGGAAGTTGGGGGTCTCAAAACGAACTTAATCCTTCCTCAGGCAGGGGTACTCCATCATCAGTGGAGGTCCCCAAGTATTCTTCAGATGGGTGGAGCACAACAAACTTTCCCTCGCCTACTCCATCCCGAACTCCATTAGGTGGGGCAAGGGGTCAAGCTTATGAAAGTAATTGGTCACCCACCCCTGTTCATCCAACTGGCTCTGTCTTGGGTGGCAATGGAGTGCCGCGACCTAGTACAGTAGCTACTCCAGAAAGTGCACTGCGAGTTTCTGGAAATGATCGCTCAAGCTCTCTTCATGGGATTAATGCAGCACCCAAGTCTGAAAGTGTTCCACTTCTGGGCTCCACAAATAGTCTTCAAATGCAGAGTCAAGTAAATGCTTCAATGAATCAAGTGCCAGATGTGAAAAATCTTGTttcaaatctgcaaaatctggtTCAGTCTGTGACCAGTCGTTCACCTGGTGGTGATACTCTAGGATGGGCTTCTGGTTCAGTTCCAAAACAGGAAATGACTGGTTCAGGCCCAGTATCTGGGAGTGAAACTCAACACCGGACAGGTGCTCCATCCCAAAGGATAGAACCAATTAGTGCTACTACTATACCTGCACAACATCCGGCCCATGGTTACTGGGGTAATGCTCCATCTACCAACAATGCTGCCCCGTCTATTAATACAGGAAATGCAGCTGGAAATTTCCCTTCATCAGGCTTCTCTGGTGTTCCCCAGTCTGATCCTTGGAGACCCCAAGTTCCGGCTAATCAATCATACATTCAGCCTCCAGCACTATCACCCCAGTTGCCTTGGAGCATGGGTGTTCCAGATaaccaaagttctctgccaagaACGGGGCAAGAGAATCAAAACGCAGGTTGGGCGCCAATTGGGGAAAATCCAAACATGGCCTGGGGAGGACAAGTGCCGGGAAATACAAACATGAATTGGGGAGCTCCGGGACAGGGTCCAGGGTGGGCTGGGCCTGGTCAAGGTCCAGTACCTGGAAATGCAGCGCCTAATTGGGTCCAACCTGCTGCTCAAGGACCGCCTGCAAATCCAGGTTGGGCTCCATCTGGTCAAGGGACAGCAGTTGGGAACACAAATCCTGGTTGGGGTGCACAAACTCAGAATGGAGGAGATAGGTTCTCAAATCAAAGGGATCGCGGCCTACATGGCGGAGATTCTGGTTATGGTGGTGGCAAGCCCTGGAATAGGCAGTCGTcatttggtggtggtggcggtggcggcggtggcggtggtggcggtggcggtggcaGTGGAGGTGGTGGcggcggtggtggtggcggtggtggcggTGGGGGAGGAGGTTTGCGGAGAACTACTTTAAAAGTGTGCAGGTTCTTTGAGAGTGGTCACTGCAAGAAGGGCGCAGCGTGTGATTATCTGCACCCGACCAGTAAGAAGTTTGGGAACACATAG
- the LOC103453786 gene encoding uncharacterized protein encodes MDKNGEGGDGEIPIQKPNPNPILGGSGSGGGGGGGSSTKGKSCKGCLYYSSTQKSKSKYPTCVGFSKTLQQVPSYIVGETELEASKADRTLADFKYACVGYSVFLDRKDTPADPHNKQAELPFCVGLEVLYDKKPAVHTHAPAPAHNSEENSRPIPQPRTYKPAHSAGDEYLRRFKRNAVLVASGVARNVNRAGNYVKQSVDDILYPYRRRPK; translated from the exons atggaTAAGAACGGCGAAGGCGGAGATGGAGAAATCCCAATCCAAAAACCTAACCCCAATCCTATTCTCGGCGGAAGCGGAAGCGGAGGCGGAGGCGGAGGAGGGTCATCGACCAAGGGAAAGTCATGCAAGGGTTGCCTCTATTACTCCTCCACCcagaaatccaaatccaaataccCCACCTGCGTCGGCTTCTCCAAAACCCTCCAAcaag TTCCGAGCTACATTGTGGGAGAAACTGAATTGGAGGCGTCTAAAGCAGACCGGACACTTGCTGATTTTAAATATGCCTGCGTTGGTTATTCGGTCTTCTTGGACAGAAAAGATACTCCTGCTGATCCACATAATAAACAAGCAGAATTGCCGTTTTGTGTTGGTCTCGAG GTACTGTATGACAAAAAACCTGCAGTCCATACGCATGCTCCGGCTCCTGCTCATAATAGTGAAG AAAACAGTCGGCCTATTCCTCAACCTCGAACCTACAAACCAGCACACTCAGCAGGAGATGAATACCTCCGCAG GTTTAAGAGGAATGCAGTACTAGTAGCATCAGGTGTTGCTAGAAATGTGAATAGAGCGGGCAACTACGTGAAACAGAGTGTGGATGACATTCTATACCCTTACCGTAGAAGGCCCAAGTAA
- the LOC103453787 gene encoding cytochrome P450 84A1-like: MELLHQALQSLQSSPMLLILLLLLLIISFIFLFNSRRKPPYPPGPKGWPIIGNMLMTDQLTHRGLAHLAKQYGGLLHLQMGVIHVMAVSTPDMAREILQSQDSLFANRPANVAISYLTYDRADMAFANYGPFWRRMRKICVINLFSRKRAESWASVREEVDEMVQTVAGKTGSPVNIGQLVFALTRNITYRAAFGSSSHEGQGEFVQILQEFSKLFGAFNMQDFLPWLGWVHAQGFQDRMARARKSLDVFIDKIIDDHMAKRKANMEKDDSEAADTDMVDELIAYFSDDAGKEGDDPNSGFKLTRDNIKALIMDVMFGGTETVASVIEWTMAELMKSPEDLKRVQQELTDVVGLNRRLQETDLENLTYLKCAVKESLRLHPPIPLLLHETVEDTSVAGYSFPAGSRVWINAWAIARDPTAWDEPETFKPSRFLEDSSPDFKGSNFEFIPFGSGRRSCPGMALGLYGLEMAVAHLLHCFAWELPGGMKPSELDMNDVFGLTAPKAVQLVAVPTYRLNCPL, from the exons ATGGAACTCCTTCACCAAGCTCTTCAATCCTTGCAATCTTCACCCATGttgcttattcttcttcttcttctcctcatcatttcctttatttttctgtttaatTCGCGCCGGAAACCCCCATATCCGCCAGGTCCAAAAGGGTGGCCCATCATCGGTAACATGCTCATGACGGACCAACTTACCCACCGTGGCCTGGCCCATTTGGCCAAGCAATATGGCGGTCTCCTCCATCTCCAGATGGGGGTCATACATGTTATGGCCGTATCAACTCCTGATATGGCACGCGAAATCCTCCAATCCCAAGACAGCTTATTTGCCAACCGGCCAGCCAATGTTGCCATATCTTACTTGACCTATGATCGGGCAGACATGGCCTTTGCCAACTACGGCCCGTTCTGGCGTCGCATGCGCAAAATTTGCGTCATAAATCTATTTAGCCGAAAACGGGCTGAGTCATGGGCTTCGGTGCGCGAGGAAGTCGATGAGATGGTCCAAACCGTGGCGGGGAAAACCGGCTCGCCGGTGAATATCGGGCAGTTGGTTTTCGCTCTAACTAGGAACATAACATATCGGGCGGCTTTTGGGTCAAGCTCACATGAAGGGCAAGGCGAATTTGTGCAGATTTTGCaagaattttcaaagctttttgGAGCTTTTAACATGCAGGATTTTCTACCTTGGTTGGGTTGGGTTCATGCACAGGGTTTTCAGGACAGAATGGCTAGGGCACGTAAATCACTAGACGTTTTCATCGACAAGATCATCGACGACCACATGGCTAAGAGGAAAGCAAACATGGAGAAGGATGACAGTGAGGCTGCTGATACAGATATGGTGGACGAATTGATAGCTTACTTTAGTGATGATGCTGGAAAGGAAGGTGACGACCCCAATTCTGGCTTCAAGCTCACCAGAGACAATATCAAAGCACTTATTATG GATGTGATGTTTGGTGGAACAGAAACGGTTGCATCAGTGATCGAATGGACAATGGCAGAGCTGATGAAGAGCCCAGAAGATCTCAAAAGAGTACAACAAGAGCTCACCGATGTGGTTGGATTGAACCGTAGGCTCCAGGAAACCGACCTCGAAAACCTAACCTACCTCAAATGCGCAGTCAAAGAATCCCTCCGTCTCCACCCGCCAATCCCTCTCCTCCTACACGAGACCGTGGAAGACACCTCTGTGGCTGGCTACTCGTTCCCAGCTGGGTCACGGGTTTGGATCAATGCGTGGGCTATTGCTCGTGACCCGACTGCATGGGACGAGCCAGAAACATTCAAACCCTCGAGGTTTCTGGAAGATAGCTCGCCTGATTTCAAAGGGAGCAACTTCGAGTTTATTCCTTTTGGGTCTGGTCGGAGGTCGTGCCCGGGAATGGCGTTGGGGCTGTATGGGTTGGAGATGGCTGTGGCTCATCTGCTTCATTGTTTTGCATGGGAGTTGCCGGGTGGGATGAAGCCTAGTGAgcttgacatgaatgatgtgTTTGGACTGACTGCACCAAAAGCGGTTCAGCTTGTTGCTGTGCCAACTTACAGGTTGAATTGCCCCCTTTGA